The nucleotide sequence AGACAAACAATACCTTGCTTTAGGTGTTGAAGTTGAAGGCATACTTGTTGCGGTTAAGCTTGGATATTTTTTAAATGATAAAGTTTTTTATAGTTGGCTTGGCGGCGTATTACCTAGGTTTCGTCTGCTCGGCTTAGCGCAAAGCCTATTGAATGAACAAGAGCAAATTTTAGCGGCAAAGAATGTTGGCGAAATACAGGTGAAATCAATGAACCGATATCCATCTATGCTACAAATGCTAATAAGTAACCATTATCAAATTTATGATATTGAACCGAATCCAAACTCAGACTTTTTGAAAGTGAAATTTCGAAAATACCTTGTGTGAGAATTGTAATTAACTTTTTAGAATATCCTAAGCGTCATAAACAGCCTATGACGCTTAGTATATTGAACAGAGATAAATAGTCTTTTTACTTACTCACTTCTATCTATTTAAATTTTTAATCGCCATTGGTGACGTTTGGTATTTCAGTGAATGGTTTAATACCAAATTCAGGATAAACCTCACTAGGGTAGTAGAACATACCGCCTTTTGAAACTAATGATATGGTTTTGATTGCTCGAATGTCTGCTACCGGGTCGCCGGGTACCAAGAAAAAGTCAGCAAGTTTGCCTACTTCAATACTACCGAGCTTGTCACCGTACCCTAAGTAGTTTGCCATATCATAAGAGCCTCTTCGTAAAGCCTCTGCATTTGACATGCCAATTTTATTAAATAATTCGAGCTCTCTATGCAGAGCAAAAGCACCACCTAAGTCTGTACCAGGAACAATAAAAATGCCTTTTTTATGCATTAACGTAAGTGTTTCTACAATTTTATTGAATGCCTGCTGGTAAGCTTTATCTTCTGCGTCATCGGCTATATTGAGTAAAGCTACTTTAGCTTGCCTCTGAACGCCTACAGGCATATTGCCGATATAATCAATAGTACCAATACGAGTTTTACCGTTTCGAGCTAAAAGACCAAACTCATGAATCACCATCGTCGGATCAACGGCAATACCTTTCTCAGCCATAGTATTTAGAGTGTTCTGCACTTTTTCATCATTAAGGTCTAAGTCAGCAAAACGTTTCATGCCTGTAATTCGATATAAGGTTCGAGTATCTTCATCTCTATCGAGCACCCAACTAAGCATGGCTTGATTTATATGAGTCACTTCGTCGTAACCAGCAGCAATCATCTCATCGACTGTGGAAAACGCTGGAATATGACCTGAAACTCTCATGCCATGCTGTTTAGCGGCTTTTACCATGGCAGGTACCCATTCGCCATTCACTGAACTGTATATTTTAATTTGAAAGTAGCCACCTTTTTCACCGTACATATTAACTAAATCAACGGCTTCTTGTTCTGTTGCTGCTAATTCTCCGGTGGCATTAGAGTACTCACTTTGACCTTCGATAAAGCCACTTTTTGTAATTCGTGGACCAATAATTTGATTACTGTCAATTCGTTTAATCAACGGATCAAGTAATTTTATTTCATTACCCATGTCCCTTACGGATGTTACTCCTGCCATTACATTGAGTAATGCTTGGTTATCGCTCATGTGACCATGCATTTCATATAGACCTGGAATTAAGGTTCCGCCATTGCCGTCAATTAGCACTTCACCATCTTGGGCATTTTCAACTGACGCTTCGATTGCGCTAATTTTATCATTAATAACAACTACCGATTGAGCAGGAGTGAGTTGCATGTTTATTGGATCAAAAATTCGGACATTATTGATGCGCACGGGTTTGTTGTAATTGTGCGTTGCATTTTTCGCTATTTTGTCAAATCGGCTCGCATTTAAGTTGGCGGCAATATCGCTAAAAGACTTACTGTGTTGTTCTAACCCTTCCCGAATAATAACTGCACGTGGCGATACATAGGCAATCATATGATAGTTATCATCAAGAGCAATATAGCTAGGATCAAGTTCGATACCATTAATCGCGTAAATAGTCGCATTGACTGCTTTACCGTTATTTTCGCTAAGTTCAATGGTTTCTACCGTTGAGATATTGAGTTGTCCTGACGGTAGTGCTGTAAGCGTATTATTTTTACTTTCTAGAAGAGCCACTGCATAGATATATAGTGAATAGGGGCTCGCATTTTGAGCAATATATAATGCTGATTTATCATATTTAGCGTTGCCACTTTCAGCAGTGTTTTTCCAGTGCGAAACACTATCTTTTACACTAAATTGCTCTTCAACCTCATTACCGAATACGGTTTTACCGGTGATCTTCCAATCAATTGGCAAGCCTTTATCGGATAACTGTAAAACTTCGTTGCTACTAGCTCCACGACCGTTATTACTATATGAGTAGTCAATATTCAAAGTTTTACCTTTACGATTGACGGTCATGGTTCCGACATCGGTTCCACCTAATAAGAATCTAAACTTTTCTTGATTGGCAGGAGGAGTGTTTTCAGAGGTTATAGAGTTGGACTGTTTTGTGCAGCTGATAATCGATGTCAGCAACATAGTACAGAACATTAATATGATTGTTTTTATATGTGTTTTCATTTGTATTCAGAACCCCATTTTTGGAACGCATTGTCTATTCTTTTTAGAATACAAAAGGATAGGCAGTAAAAGGAAACTGCGCAAATCCTGCGGTTTAATCGAATAACTTAATTGAAATATGACTTGAATAGTTGGTTTGAATAGCTGATTGGAACGAGATTAATTTATTTGACTAGTATAAAAGGTGGCGCTGAAGCGAAAGTCTAAAGGCTGAAAATAGTGATAAAAGAAATTCACAATTTTATAGGGTTTTCAGATAATTAGATTATACTTCCAGTTAACTGAAAAGTTTACTGCCTTATCAATAACCATATTAACGATTGGATTAAGTCATCAAGATGAATAAATTCACAATAAAATCATTTTATCTATCATTCACACTTTTAGTGTTTTCTACAGTTGTAAGTGCGGCACAGCTTGTCGTCCCTGAGGACTTTGAAGTATTACGTTTAAACGGTGAAGAGTTTTCGACCTCGCTTTTAGCCAAATCAACCACACTTGAACTACCTCCTGGTCAAAACGTCCTGGTACTTAAGTATTCTCAAATGTTTGATGACGACATGGAAGATCACCATATAACCATCAAATCTAAACCATTTATCTTGTTATTTTCAGTGTCAAATGAGAAAAGTTTAACTTTTAGTTACCCAAAACAAACAGATGGTGAATTGGCTCGAGTATATGCTAAGTCACCAGATATAAAGATTCTTGACTCGCAAAATAGGGCTCTTGGAGTGATAAATCAATCACTTTCTAGCTATAACGATTCGGTAATGAAAGAGACGTTAAATCGACGTCAAGAGATTGTAAAAAAGTCACTGGCAGACAAAGATGGTGAAGAGTTTGAAGCAATTGGCCCTGATGAATTGTCAATGCTTAAGTATTGGTGGCAGCAAGCGAGTGAGCAGGATAAACAATTATTTTTACAACACATAAAAGAAAATAAATAACATGAACATTCGAATCTATACCGCGCTACTGCTAATAGGGTTATCTGCATTTACCGCAAACGCCGAAAGTAACCAACAACATGGTATATCGGTAACAGGTAAAGGTGCGATTGCGATTAAACCAGATATTTTTGTGTTTACTGTAACTCTTATGAATAGAGCAGAGTCGAGTAAACAGGCTAAAGATGTTGTCGATAAACAAGCAAAACACTTACTTGAACAAGCAAAAGAAATAGGTGTAGACACTGGTTCCGTTGAAACTGCGCAAATAAACATTCGACCTATCTTTGAGCGTCAACACAATAAACTTGAAAGTGAAAAACCGGTTTACGTCGAAGTATCTAGAAACCTTCGTTTTAATTTAACCAGCATAGAGCACTACGATGCAATTATTGATTTGTCTTTAGGTTTAGATGTTAAAAACATTTCAACATTAAGGTATGAAACAACCAACGCTAATTTGTATTATCAACAAGCGTTAGACGCAGCAATCAAAGATGCACAAAACAAGGCTGCTGATATTGCCAAAAAGTTAAACGTGACATTAGGTGAAGTGTCATATTTCGCGGAAACAGCTCATAATGTTCCTAGATTAATGATGTCAGATAGTGCGGAACTTAAGTCCACCTCATTACAATCAAATCCTGGAAATCAGCAAATAACAGCTGAAATTAAAGTGATTTACCTGATTAACCACTAATTTCATCGTTTAATCTCTAATTAATGTCAAAAATTGCTTTTCAGTGCTTTAATTTAAGGACGCATCAATGTATGTTATGCGTTTTTATTAAGCGGTTTTATAATTAATGGCGAAAACTGAGTTTTATCGAAGCTTGTTAGGACAAGTAAAAGCGATTATTAGTGATGAACATGACGAGATTGCCAATATGGCAAATATCAGTGCCATCGTTTTTAATTCGTTAGATAAAGTAAATTGGGCGGGGTTCTATCGCTTAATTGATAATGAATTAGTACTTGGTCCATTTCAAGGTCAAGTAGCCTGCATAAGGATCCCTGTTGGCAGAGGTGTTTGTGGTACAGCGGTTAGCGAAGCAACTGCCCAATTAGTGACCGATGTACATCAATTTGAAGGGCATATCGCCTGTGATGCAAGTAGCAACAGTGAGGTAGTGATCCCTGTGTATCTGCATGGTAAAATTATTGCCGTATTTGATATCGACAGCACAGAAGTCGCTTATTTTGATGAAGAAGATGTTCGCGGCTTGCAAAACATTGTTCATGCGCTTGAAAATCAATTAAAATAGACGATTAACCTTAAGTGAACAAACATACATGAAAGAATTTGTGGTAATACATGATTTTCTCGTATCTGAAGCAGTTGTTGGTGACTGGGAAGGCGAAGAAGAAACTGTTGCCGAAAATATTAACGAGTTTTATCACACCATATACCAATTGGCGGAAGATGATATAAGCCCGGATGAATTAACACTCTTACTCGATTTAGTATGGGATACCTGGATAGGTCAAGACCATATAGTCGAGATTGAGCATGACGAAATATATGATTGGTGTCGCCATCTATTGGAAAACCGAGACCAATTTCTTGAACAACACAATTAGATTATTAAAAAGTAAATATTATGGAAACTGAAACTAAACGTATTACCAGCAAAGAAATTATCGCGCATTTAGCCGAAAAATTTCCAGCATGCTTCACTGTTGAAGGTAAAGTAAAACCTTTAAAAGTGGGGATTTTTCAAGAGTTGGCTACTGCGTTAGAAGGCGATGAAAAAGTAAGTAAAACTCAACTTCGTCAAGCCCTTCGTCATTACACGTCAAGCTGGCGTTACCTTAAGTCGATTAAAGCTGGTAGTCACCGCGTAAACTTAGAAGGTGTTGACGCTGAACTTATCGATCAAGAGCAAGCTGATTACGCTGCGAAGACGCTTAAAGAGAGCCAAGACAAATTTGCTAACAAAAAAACGCAAGACAAAAAAGAAAATAAAGCTTATAAAGGAACTAAAGCGGACAAATTTGGCTCTACTATGAGTAGCAAGCCTAAAACGAAACCTAATAAAGCAAAAGCGAAGCCAAAAGCGAAAGTTGTTTTGACGCAAGCGGATGCAACAGCATTATCAGTAGGTATGCAGGTTTTAGTTCAGCTTGGTAATTCCCCGTTAGATGCTACTATTACTGAAGTAGCGGGTAAAGATGTAAGCGTTCAATTGAGCTCAGGTATGGTTGTTAAAACCCAGGCCGATAAAATCTTTACCAAATAATTAAATTTGGAGTAGTTGTATGCAGAGTATTTGCAAAATTGCCATAGCCGTATCTCTTTCTTTATCGTCATTAACGGTACTGGCTGACCACAGCAGCATTGAACAGCATGATTTACCTGTGCTAACACAGGAAGTCCAGCATCAAGCCGCGAGTAAGCGAGTTTCGGCAACATTTTCGCGTCATCATTATAAGAAGTTCATGTTTAACGATGACTTATCGTCAGACGTGTTTGATTTATACCTGAAGCAACTCGACTATTCTCGAAATGTATTTTTACAGAGTGATATTAAAGAGTTTGAAAAATATCGTTACAATTTTGACGATATGGTCGCCAGTGGAAAATTAGTTGGTGCCTTTGAAATCTATAATGCAAACGTGCAAAGACGTTTTGAGCGTTATAAATTTGCATTGAGCTTGTTAGAAAAAGAGTTTGATTTTTCGGTTAAAGAAGAATACGAATTTGATCGTGAAGAAGCTGCTTATGTATCTACCCAAGCAGAATTGGATGAATTATGGCGTAAACGTGTAAAATCAGACGCACTGAACCTAAAACTTGCAGGCAAAGATTGGAAAGAAATCCAAAAAGTATTAACGAAACGTTATAACTATGCAATCAAGCGATTGAGCCAAGGCGAAAGTGAAGATGTTTTTCAAGTGGTTATGAACGCTTTTGCTCATACAGTTGAGCCTCATACGTCGTATTTGTCACCGCGTAATGCTGAACGTTTCCAAATGGAAATGAATTTGTCTCTAGAAGGCATTGGTGCTGTATTGCGTGCGGAAGATGATTTTACTGTAATTCAGTCAATTGTCACTGGCGGACCTGCTGACAAATCCAAAAAGCTAAAACCAAAAGATAAAATCGTTGGCGTAGCGCAAGGTGATGGTGAGTTTGAAGATGTTGTTGGCTGGCGTTTAGATGACGTAGTAGACAAAATCAAAGGACCTAAAGGTACCACAGTTCGCTTGCAAGTAGAGAAGGGTGAAGATGATCCTACAATCGAAATAATTTCCATTGTACGTGACACCATTAAACTTGAAGATAGAGCTGCTAAATCTGAAGTTTACGAACAAAAAACAGATGCTGGTGATACAGCAAGCACGAAAAAACTTGGTGTGATCACTATCCCAAGTTTTTACAACAAACTTTCTAGAGACGTAGCCAAAGAAATTGGCAAGTTAAAAGAAGAAGGTGTGCAAGGTATCATTGTAGACTTGCGTGGTAATGGCGGTGGTTCGTTAGTTGAAGCAACATTGTTAACCGGTTTGTTTATTGATAAAGGTCCTGTTGTACAGGTTCGTGATGGCGCTAACCGCGTTGAAGTGAATAAAGATGTTGATGGTTTAAGTTACTACGACGGCCCTGTTACTGTGATGGTTGATCGTTATAGTGCTTCAGCCTCTGAAATATTTGCTGCAGCTCTTCAAGATTATGGTCGTGCAATTATCGTTGGTGAAAACACCTTTGGTAAAGGTACTGTTCAGCAACATCGTGGCCTAGGTCGTGTTTACGACTTATACGATAATGCTTTAGGTAGTATTCAATTTACCATTGCAAAATTCTACAGAATCAATGGTGGTAGTACTCAACACAAAGGTGTTACTCCAGATATTCCGTTCCCTTCGGCAATCGAGCCAAGTGAGTGGGGCGAGAGTCGTGAAGAGAACGCTTTAGAATGGGATAAAATCAATAAAGCGTCTTATGGTCGCATTAATGATTTTACTGATGATATTTCGTATTTAGATTCGTTGCATAAAGAGCGTATTAAATCGGATCCTGAATTTAGTTATTTGGCAGAAGACATTGCTTATTATCGTGAAAACAAAGATAAGAAATCGGCATCGTTAAATTACGAAGAGCGTAAGGCTGAACGTGAAGAAAACAAAGCTAAACGCCTTGATAGAGCGAATAAACGCCTGCTTGCTATGGGAAAAGAGAAAGTGAAATCAGTGGATGATATCCCTGATGAACTAGATGAATTGGACCCGTTCTTAGATGAAACGGCAAAAATTGCCTTTGATTTTCTTGATATTGGCAAATTAGCGAAGAAATAATCGTAATCAAATACTAACTAAAAACCACCTGATTAAGGTGGTTTTTTTTGTCTTAGATTTGGCTATAGAGGGTAAGAAAATTAACTCTTAATAAACAAATTTTTTGTTGTAAATGATTGGTTAGCAAGTGTTTTAGTTTGTTATTTTTGAGCTTAAGTATTCGTTTTTTGTGCATTAATTCAGATATACTCAGAATACAAGATTTAGCGCCTTTAACAAATAGTGTTGTTCATATATTGTTAAATCAAAGTCGTAAAAAATAAATTCAACTAAATGTCGCTTTTACTCAAGTTAGTGTTAACATTTATTTAACAAAAATTATTATCCTTTAGGTACATATTTATGTCAGAAAAACACGTGGTCAAGACGCCGAGTTTACTTGATTCATTAACACCAATCATTGTAATGATTGCATTGTTAACCGCAGCAGTATCATTTTTTAGTGACAATTCCTCTTATGGGCCGAATCAAATAGCGTTGTTACTCTCTGCTGGAGTTGCAATTATTATTGGCTTAAAAAATGGTAATAGTTGGGTTGGAATAGAAAAAGCGATTACCAATGGTATTTCAATTTCATTGGGCGCGGTTTTAATTCTATTAGCAGTAGGCTCTTTGATAGGTACCTGGTTACTTGCAGGTACAGTGCCAACACTAATTTATTATGGTTTGAATATTCTTAACCCTGCTTGGTTTTATGCCGCAACTTGTATTATCTGTGGATTAGTTTCAATGGCTATCGGCAGTTCATGGACAACCGCTGCAACCATTGGTGTCGCGTTGTTAGCCGTTGCCAATGGTCTTGGTCTTGATCCTGCAATTACCGCAGGCGCGGTAATTTCTGGTGCGTATTTTGGCGATAAAATTTCGCCATTGTCAGAAACCACAAACTTAGCACCAGCAGTAGCGGGTTCTGAGTTGTTTGACCATATTCGTTATATGCTTTACACCACGCTTCCTTCTATTGCTACAGCTCTTATATTGTTTGTAATTTTAGGTTTTAATGAAGATGTTGCAGGAACGACAGAAAATGCTTTAGCGTTGAATCAGTTACTGGATAAGCACTTTGATATCAGTGTATTCAATTTAGTACCTTTAGTTATATTGTTAGCTTTGGCAGTAAAAAGAATGCCAGCATTTTTGGCTGTCTCTCTAGGTGCCATTGCAGGTGCTATTTGGGCTATGTTGTTCCAGCAAGAATTTATTATGAGCCTGGCTGCAGAGATGCCGAATGTAGACGAATTAGATGGTTTAAGAGCTTTTGTACTTAGTTTTGTTTCAACAGAAGTATGGGCTAATATCACCGTTGTATGGACTGCATTTTTTGACGGTGTCAGTGTGTCATCGGATAGTGAGATGCTAAATAGTCTATTAAGCCGCGGCGGTATGGCTGGCATGTTAAATACTGTTTGGCTTATTATCTGTGCCTTAACCTTTGGTGCTGTTTTAGAGCATCTTGGTATGTTACGTAAAATAATGGAATCAATATTGGCAGGTGCAAAGTCAGTTGGTGGATTAATCACATCTACCGTTGCAACATGTATTGGTACTAACGTGATCACAGCCGATCAATATATGGCAATTGTAATGCCAGGTCGCATGTATAAAGAAGAATATGAACGCCGTGGTTTAGATCCTGTAGTACTTAGCCGAACGTTAGAAGACTCTGGTACCTTAACTTCGCCACTGATCCCTTGGAATACTTGTGGTGCGTACATGTACTCGGTGCTTGCAGTCAATCCGCTGGAATATATTTTCTACTGTTTCTTCAATTTAATAAACCCTGTACTGGCCTGTATATACGGCTATGCGGGTTACAAAATTAAGATGTTAGCTACGAAAGTTGCATAGTTTACTCTATCGGTTCGCCTAATCGATTTTTTAGGTTTCATGTAATTAATAAAGCCCGACCCTGTCGGGTTTTTTATTGCATATAATTCAATGCTAGGTAGAATTATTAAATTGTTGGTGATGTTTATTAACAAAACAGATAAAGCTTAACTAAATAAAAACTAATCCCATTATCGATATAAGAATTTCCTATGACAGAATTTGCCCCTCGTTATTTAAAAGATTACAGCGCACCAGAATATCAAATAAACACCGTTAATTTAGAAGTTGCATTGAATGATAGTGCTACTTTAGTTACTAATAGCATGAGTATTCAACGTATGGTTACAACCAACGTGCCTCTGGTTTTAGATGGTGAACATATGGTTCTAAAATCAGTTGCTATCAATGGCGCTGAGTTAAGCTCTGATGATTACCAAGTTACCGATTCTGCGCTTACTATTTTTCCAAATGCAGAGCAGTTTGAATTAACCATTATTACCGAATTAAATCCAAGTGCTAATACTGCGCTTGAAGGTCTATATAAATCTGGCGAAGCATATTGTACGCAGTGTGAAGCGGAAGGTTTTCGCCGTATCAGTTACTTTTTAGATCGCCCTGATGTTATGGCCATCTACACAACTAAAGTGATCGCTGATAAAAGCCAATATCCCTATTTGTTGGCCAATGGTAATAAGATTGATGCTGGCGAATTGGATGATGATAAGCATTTTGTTACCTGGCATGATCCGTTTCCTAAACCATGTTATCTATTTGCACTGGTTGCCGGTAATTTCGATTTGTTGACATCAAACTACACCACACGCTCTGGTCGTCAAGTCGCATTAGAGCTATTCGTTGACAAAGGTAATCTATCTCGAGCAGAGCATGCAATGACCTCACTAATAAAGTCAATGCAGTGGGATGAGCAGGTGTTCGATTTAGAGTACGATCTAGATATCTACATGATCGTTGCCGTTGATTTCTTTAATATGGGCGCGATGGAAAATAAAGGATTGAACGTATTTAACTCTAAATACGTATTGGCCGATGATTTATCAGCAACCGATGAAGATTTCTTTAATATTGAAGCTGTCATTGCACACGAGTACTTCCACAACTGGACAGGTAATCGAGTCACCTGTCGCGACTGGTTTCAATTAAGCTTAAAAGAAGGGCTTACGGTTTTTCGTGATCAACAGTTTAGTGGCGATATGAACAGTGCTGCGGTAACCCGCATTAAAAATGTTCGAACTTTACGTTCTTTGCAGTTTGCTGAAGATGCCGGCCCGATGGCTCATCCGATCCGTCCTGAAAAAGTGGTTGAGATGAATAACTTTTATACCATGACGGTTTATGAAAAGGGCGCAGAAGTAATCCGTATGATGCATACCATCTTAGGTAAAGAAGGATTTAAAGCCGGTATAGATTTGTATTTTGACCGTCATGACGGTCAAGCAGTGACTTGTGATGATTTTGTCGCTGCAATGAGTGATGCAAGCAATGTTGATTTATCGACGTTTAAGAATTGGTATAGTCAATCTGGTACACCATCATTGATTGTTACAGATAGCTTCGACCAATCGAACAATCAATACCAAATTAGCGTTAAACAAGTACATCCACAAGCCCATGATAAACAGCAGAAGCAGAATCTGCACATTCCAATTAATCTTGAGTTGCTAGCCACTGAAGCGATTAATGCAGAAGGTAGCACCAAAGCAAATGTTGTTAATGAACTTCTGCACTTAAAAGAGACAGAACAAACATGGACATTTAGCAACATTGATAAACAACCAATCCCTGTACTGCTTGGCAATTTTTCTGCGCCAGTGAAACTTGAGTTTGACTATACAGATGAACAGTTGCTTGCCATCATGGTTAATGCTTCTGACGCATTTAATCGTTGGGATGCAGGCCAAAAACTGTTTGCTCGTTACATCGAAATGTTAGTCAATGATGAAGCGACAGAAGTGCCACAACAAGTTTATGATGCAATTGCCGATATATTAAATTCTGGTGCAGATGAAGCACTGAAAGCAGAGCAGTTAACTTTACCTAGTTTTGATGAGATGGCAGATAGTCTGGACAAAGTAAATGCTGACAAATTGGCCAATGCTCTATCTAGGTTAAAGATTAATATTGCAGCCAAGCTCACCGATGTTTTGTTCGCTACGTATCAGCAATGCAGTAGCACTGAGTTTGCTAAAGATGGAAAGGCAATTGGTAAGCGTGCGCTAAAGAATGTTTGTTTAAATTATTTGGCGTCAGCAAAAGAATTCGACTCTGTGGTCATAGGGCAGTTTAACAATAGTAACAATATGACCGATCAACTTGCTGCGATAAAAGCCGCTGCGTTAAATGACTTACCTTGCTTTGAACAGGTTATGGCCAGCTTCGAACAGCAATGGCAAGATGATACTTTAGTTATGGATAAATGGTTTAGCGTAAATGCATTACATAATCATCCTGATGTTATCAATCGAGTGACGAAACTGTTATCTCATCCTAAATTTAGTTTAGATAACCCAAATAGGGCACGATCACTTATCGGTGCTTTTGCTTTTAGCAATGGTAAATACTTTCATCAACACGATGGCCAAGGTTATCAATTTTTAGCCGATCAAATTGCCAAACTAAATACCATAAACCCACAAGTAGCATCGCGTATTTTGACGCCATTAATTCAATACAAATCGTTTGCTAAAGAGCATCAGCAGCAAATGTTAACTCAGTTACAGCGATTAAATGACATGCCTAATTTGTGCCGTGATTTACAGGAAAAATTAACAGCGACGTTAAATTAACCAACTTTCGGTAGTAGATTAACCAGAGCCAATGCCTAGTCATTGGCTTTTTTTATTATTTTTTTTACGATTTATTCATTAGAAAATAATGGTTAGAGTAATCACTTTAAACACTCTGGTCTGACCATTGCTGTATGACTTTCCCTTAGCTGATATTTAGCGGGCTAGCGCTTATTAGGGCTATTCGTATTTGTTTATTACATTTCAAACGCTTGTTTTAAACACGCACAGGTCTTCTGTCCTAAATAATAGGACAAGTGCCTAATTTTATGAGGTTTATAGCAAGTTATTAGTTGTTGCTATGCGGTTAAATTGGTGTAATTATGTTTTTAGCTATAATTATAAATAATTACTATTTATAACGACTTTATATAACTGTTTTAATTAACAGCTTTATATCAAAAATTAAAAATAATAATAAAACCTAAATGTAATCATCGCTTAAAAAATAGATAGCTTAGAAAAACATCAACAATAAAATTAAGAGTTTTTCTAAATCATGGGAGAAAAACATGAAACCAAGTACGTTTGCCAAATTTGGTAAAAGCAGCATCGCAAAAAGTGTCACTGCCGGTTTGTTAATGCTTAGTGCAACGCAGGCTAACGCAGTTACATTCGAATGGGGTAACATAAGCGGAAGTATCGATTCGACTTTTTCATACGGCGAAAGCTGGCGTACCGAAAATAGAAACTGGGATACAATCGGTAAGTCAAATAATCTACGCAACAATATTGATTGGTCAAATGGCGGGCCTGAACAAGGTGATATTTGGTTGTTAGGAGAGGGTAGCTATTCTACTAATGGTGATTTAGGTAATTTAAATTACGACTCCGGTGAAGCATTCTCTCGCATGTTTAAAGGCTCTCACGAACTTGATATTCAATACTCAGCCGATTGGGGTGATATAGGATTTTTTGGTCGTGGTATGTATTTTTACGATTTTGAAATGATGGATGGTGAACGTCCTTATACTCACCCTGTCACCGGTAAAACCATGGATCCTTGTGATGACGATGATGCTAAAGAAGAAGTATGTCGTGACGTGCGTTTACTTGATGCATTTGTTTTTGCAGACTTTTATATTGGCGATACGCCAGTCAGTATCCGTATTGGTGACCAAGTGATTGGTTGGGGTGAAAGTACCTTGATATCACACGGTATCAGTGAAATAAACCCGGTTGATATTGCGGCTCTACGAGCACCTGGCTCTGAGCTAAAAGAAGCATTTATACCATTTGGTGCGATTTGGGCATCATTTGGTGTAACGGAAAACTTTAACATTGAAGCGTTTTATCAATATCGTTGGGAAAAAACAGTATTACCTGCGCCTGGTAGTTATTTTTCAACCAATGATTTTGCGGGATCCGGTGGCCACTTAAACAACGTGCAATTGGGCTTTGGTGGATTAGTAGATAGAAATTTAGAACAGTTTATTAGTGAGTTAAACGGAATTGGTGATCGACTTCGAGC is from Thalassotalea crassostreae and encodes:
- a CDS encoding DUF2057 domain-containing protein; this encodes MNKFTIKSFYLSFTLLVFSTVVSAAQLVVPEDFEVLRLNGEEFSTSLLAKSTTLELPPGQNVLVLKYSQMFDDDMEDHHITIKSKPFILLFSVSNEKSLTFSYPKQTDGELARVYAKSPDIKILDSQNRALGVINQSLSSYNDSVMKETLNRRQEIVKKSLADKDGEEFEAIGPDELSMLKYWWQQASEQDKQLFLQHIKENK
- a CDS encoding SIMPL domain-containing protein, encoding MNIRIYTALLLIGLSAFTANAESNQQHGISVTGKGAIAIKPDIFVFTVTLMNRAESSKQAKDVVDKQAKHLLEQAKEIGVDTGSVETAQINIRPIFERQHNKLESEKPVYVEVSRNLRFNLTSIEHYDAIIDLSLGLDVKNISTLRYETTNANLYYQQALDAAIKDAQNKAADIAKKLNVTLGEVSYFAETAHNVPRLMMSDSAELKSTSLQSNPGNQQITAEIKVIYLINH
- the proQ gene encoding RNA chaperone ProQ produces the protein METETKRITSKEIIAHLAEKFPACFTVEGKVKPLKVGIFQELATALEGDEKVSKTQLRQALRHYTSSWRYLKSIKAGSHRVNLEGVDAELIDQEQADYAAKTLKESQDKFANKKTQDKKENKAYKGTKADKFGSTMSSKPKTKPNKAKAKPKAKVVLTQADATALSVGMQVLVQLGNSPLDATITEVAGKDVSVQLSSGMVVKTQADKIFTK
- a CDS encoding GAF domain-containing protein, encoding MAKTEFYRSLLGQVKAIISDEHDEIANMANISAIVFNSLDKVNWAGFYRLIDNELVLGPFQGQVACIRIPVGRGVCGTAVSEATAQLVTDVHQFEGHIACDASSNSEVVIPVYLHGKIIAVFDIDSTEVAYFDEEDVRGLQNIVHALENQLK
- a CDS encoding amidohydrolase family protein, whose protein sequence is MKTHIKTIILMFCTMLLTSIISCTKQSNSITSENTPPANQEKFRFLLGGTDVGTMTVNRKGKTLNIDYSYSNNGRGASSNEVLQLSDKGLPIDWKITGKTVFGNEVEEQFSVKDSVSHWKNTAESGNAKYDKSALYIAQNASPYSLYIYAVALLESKNNTLTALPSGQLNISTVETIELSENNGKAVNATIYAINGIELDPSYIALDDNYHMIAYVSPRAVIIREGLEQHSKSFSDIAANLNASRFDKIAKNATHNYNKPVRINNVRIFDPINMQLTPAQSVVVINDKISAIEASVENAQDGEVLIDGNGGTLIPGLYEMHGHMSDNQALLNVMAGVTSVRDMGNEIKLLDPLIKRIDSNQIIGPRITKSGFIEGQSEYSNATGELAATEQEAVDLVNMYGEKGGYFQIKIYSSVNGEWVPAMVKAAKQHGMRVSGHIPAFSTVDEMIAAGYDEVTHINQAMLSWVLDRDEDTRTLYRITGMKRFADLDLNDEKVQNTLNTMAEKGIAVDPTMVIHEFGLLARNGKTRIGTIDYIGNMPVGVQRQAKVALLNIADDAEDKAYQQAFNKIVETLTLMHKKGIFIVPGTDLGGAFALHRELELFNKIGMSNAEALRRGSYDMANYLGYGDKLGSIEVGKLADFFLVPGDPVADIRAIKTISLVSKGGMFYYPSEVYPEFGIKPFTEIPNVTNGD